Within Hydra vulgaris chromosome 02, alternate assembly HydraT2T_AEP, the genomic segment ttaattattgtgcACCTCGCATATAAAGTttaactcaaaattaaaaaaaatgcggaAACGAGATTTAAAGATctttagacaaaataaaaatctttagaCAAAATTTCTTCTCTGACTAAATATATCTGGAATGTGTTGAAACCATGAGGATTAAAGATggtaatttattgatttttaaaactgcttTCAATCGTTTTTTGAAAGTTTCAATTCAATAAAGATATATTGATGTTAAGTACAGTTCAATGAGTTTGTAagaagattttcaaaaatgtatttatatttaaaaaaattcaatatcttttttgcaactaataataatatttaaaaaactgcgTCATTTCgcttgtttgaaattttatttgagatttGTGTATGTTTTGATTGTGTGGAAATTTTTCTGCATTCCAAATAGATATTTGCAACTATTACTGCGctaatatttagatattttggTGCTCAGAAGATACGGCTATAAAAAGAATCCATCttattttaaaacgttttactattttaaacgaagttaaataaaaaataaaaaaggatgcCATTTTTAACTCGTTTTAAACGGTTTTTATGTCAACTTACTAGAAAGAGTGAAATAAAAAcctgaagtaaaaaaaatttcaacaaaaaacttCTAATAAAGAGCCGTGCCAGAAGTTTATTCTAGTCAGCTGAGTGGGTGGTGCACAAACAACCTACAAACAACCATACAAACAACCATACAAACAACCATATAAACAACCATACAGccttaaaatgttttcatacttgaaaaactatttgttgATTCAACATACAAAAGAAGCCGAGTAAATTTGTTTAGTAcgtaatattaaacaaattatgtcgtacaacatattatatatcaaactcaagaaacattaaaaacttaaaattaaacattagaTTAAAAGATTATTGTACAGAAACGATTTGattctttaaatttactaaaataaacaatagattttaactTCAGTAACAGAAAcgttaaaaaacttacaaaaagtctagaaaaacttgtttatataccctaactagtaaaaaaaaactaaacatttaaaaaaagatacaaacacaaaaatatacaaGGTTAAATATCATGtcatatatactattaaaaaacaCACAGTGTTAATACTCTTTTAATGAGCAGAGCGCCTCAAGGTTTTATTGTACCAAATCACAGCTCGAAATAAATAAGAGCCAAGCAAACTTCAGCCAACGTATAACCAAAGTATCAAACTcgtcttaaaaaaaactatgcaaaatattttgaaaacatatattGCGAATAGTAACCGCCAGATAAATAATAATCtgagcaaaaataattataatgacCATCTATTTATTCATCTGATGAATATCGAAATGTGTATACTCTCCATGCGAAGATGCGGAATGATCGTGGTAATGAGACTGTCTATTTATATCAGAAAAATGTGTTTGCTTAGATAAGTCTTGCACCAAAGGCGAATGATTAGGTGAAATCACAGGGTGATAACTATGAGGAGAAACAACAGAATGAAAGTTTTGTTGTTGATGTTGATGCCTGTTTTCATAATATGCTTGAGGTGAAGgactatcaaaattaaaaacagtataattatttaattggttttgtCTGGATTGCTGTCCAATATGATAACGAACCTGATGAGATTGTTGACGAGGCGAGTATAAAACTGTCTGTGAACGCTGGTTGCCTCCTGTAAATTGGGAATGAAGCTTAGGTGACAATTGCGTTTTTGCGTATAGAGAAATGTTAGCTGAAGAGTGTTTAGGCGAAGGTGTATCAGCATAAAAATTCTCTTGCGTTATACGCTTTTGATGTAAATCGTAAGGAATATCATCTGAACACGGAGATTGACTAGAGCTAGACATGTGGATTGAATGTATATTGCCGTATGTAGAGTTTCGCAACTGTTGAGCCATGTTTGAATGGTGGGGTATGCGTTCACTATTCATATCAGAATGACGTTGCTGATGCGTTTCAAAACGCTCATAGTTATCTAGAGAAATTGTTGTTGGTATAGGAGAGAAATTTCTATTATGCTGAACAGATGTGTATTGAAGACGCTTTGAATAAATGGGCGTCAAAATTTGAGATGCTTTATCTTTCGATATGTTCCTCTCAACACGAGATTTACTCGTTTCTGGAATGTATAAAATTTCACTCGCATTATTTTGATAAGAAGATTGTTTTACACCCAAGTGATTATTAGATAACGCTTCTTCATTTAAACTTTCTGAAACGAGATAAACTTCATTTGCACTTGATTTAGAAGTAGTATCAGTTTGTGCTTCTACACTTTCATCTGATTCGATGTTTGGCTCCAGGTGGTTTGGTTCCAAATATCTGCTTAATGTTGAAGaactttgtttttgattaaaCTTTTCCGAAATGTCACTTTTAACTTGTTCTATACTATCTGTATTGTCTGTTTTTTTGTGAGAAATTTCTTCATCAACAATAGTTTTATTAGAAGATAAGTcttcagaaaaattaaatttagatggAGAAATACGCTCACTTTTTGAACTATTACAAAGCGCTTTCGTTGGACTCGAACTAGAAAAAGGTTGCTTATTCAGTTCGAGTGATCCGAGTTGATCTGCTTTTCGTTTTAGTTCTGATATTGAAACAGACGAAACAAGCAATTCGCCGTGCGGACATCTGTTTTCCTCTTTTTTAATGGAATCAACTTTAGGCGAATGAACATTTTTCAGAATACATTCTAATTCATCCGCAGAGCGATGCAAAAATGAAGCCGACTGTCTGTATCCATCAATTAACGCTTTGATTGAAATTATTTCAGCATGTGTTAATTCGATATTTGAAGACGATGATACAAATGGTGGCGACATTGCgtctaaaaaaattctataaacagttttaaaaacattaaaccgaAAATAATAAACTGAAGAAAAATATGCAAACATCAGTTTCTAAAATATACTTTACCTTTTTTACCATATATGTTACTAAGAAACCCATTTTTTTGGCCATCTTTTTCTATATCTAATCTTTGACGCTTAGCTGCTTCATGGCTTTCATTTTGACAAGCTTGAGCTAAGatatgctgaaaaaaaaattgtttattaggttttttaatacattatttacaattaaaaaaatgaataaaaaaatgaataatcaGAGAAGCATATAAGTAGTAgcagaaaaaatgttattattgttaaataattaattatacttCTTGCTCTCGTTTAAAAGCAGGACAAACAACACTTAGTTAAccataaatcaaatattaggAAGGGTGCCTTGGGaagttgaatttaataaataaataaaaaccttaaaatttttcttatcaaaaataaaagaataatattagataataactatatttaagattaaaaaaaactgaagctAATTTCTATATTAGTAAATGGTCTGATGATAATAACTgcaatgtgaaaaaaaaaagtgaaatacaCAAAACCACAAATTAAGAGTATACTGCACAAACTATTTAGTTTTTAGGAAACAGTTATTAACTAGGAAACAGTTATTAACTAGGaaacatttattaactataaaataaattctcaCTGTGAGCTAAAGACGGTTTTATGTCATGtcactcaaatttttttttattaaaatattcaacttATATCAAtagaaaaaagcttttttaaaacctgAATAAAGTGCTCAGAGTCATAAATGGGGCAAAAGGGTAAAGTTGAAGTGATCTTAGCCCATTCAAGCATTTTATGTGCacgttacaaaaaaaaattattcaaaaattatttgttttacaaaaacaaaaagagcgtttataaaaacggaaaaaaaagtaaataaaaaaaagtaaaaaagtaaatgagGCAAAGGATAAATTGAGGCGGCCTAAGCCCATTTAAACGTTTTAGATgcctgttacaaaaaaaaagttaataaatttaagcaaaatttaaaacaacagaaaaagtttgcaatatttacaatattaatgtATATACGGTACATTATCTAACAAAAACTCTTCTTCCTACTCTAGAAGAagagtttttgttaaaatgttgtaaaaactAATGCTgcattaaactcttttttattaaaattaactacaGTCACTCTTGATGTTGAGTATACTCTTCTACACAATTAAATCTATTCCATGTAGATTTAAATTTGGAAAGAAGTCTCCACATTGCTCAGCAAACTCACTGTAAACTGTGTAGATACCTTTGCCCCATTTGTGACACCATTTTTTTCGACTGCATAATTTTATAGAACAAATAttcttaaatgaaaattttgtaacttGCATCTATAATGCTTAAATGAGCTTAGACATTCCAGTTTTTTCCATTGGCTAATTAATCTGCACAAAATATTCTATTAAACAGTAAAATTGAGTTCTGATCTAGATTTGCATTAAAGCcagattttttagaaaaacataagCAAAACAAGTATGTTCGATTATTATTGTAGTCTTCTTCAAGATACATTCACGAATATATATCACAATATTTAGCAGATATAGTTGctttagattttcaaaaaatgtacaaaaaatgtGAGGCCAAGTGAGACAGTTTCTTCCATAATTGAAGATTCTAGAACTTCAGTACTAAAGCTGCTTTCAAACTCACTTTCTGATTGGCTATGATCTTTATTTAACCATTAtatgaaaatctttatttacaCAATTTACATTACTTTTGACTACTTCATATTGGCATTAAAAAGTGTCAAATTTTTCTAACTTGGTTCTAATATTGATACAACTACATCATAAtgctattatatattaaaacattatgtaAAGAAATACTTCAGCTTTTTTGAAGAAACTAATGAAATATGTTTAATGTAATTTAGTATAAGATAATGTGTTATAGTAGAGGCGCACAcaattttcaatataatttttatacttgggaaaaaaaattctttgactGTTTGCTTTCTCGCGTaactattttattcaattatagaaaaaataaattaaatcaacattaaacatTACCACAAAATCACTAATGGATAACATGTACTCATAGCTAgtatataatactattataaaaaagcatatatactcataaataaaaaattgactttttcaaTTCTCCACAAAATCAATAAACTTTTGccaattgatttttattaaaggtgaaattttttaaatattttaatgttcaacttttattttgctactatgtattgttttattttgttcacCTGTACtgcattttgttttaatttgtaactgcagttttttattgcatatttattttataaaattgttttaactctctctatatataatattaaggGTGTCCCGGAAAACATTGTTTCATTATCCAGCCAAATATCGAATACccgagaaattaaaaatatccaGCCGGATATCTGGCCAGATAATGTAATTCAAatcctaaaatatatatgttataatgaCAAAATACTACCGTGATAAaccttttcaaaattaataacagCTGTGATTTCACATCAATACACATTCCATATGGAAAGCAGAAAAGCAGGGGATGTAATAACTATTACATACCCTGCTTTTCTGCtttccatatatatatttttatatatcagaaatataaaaatatatatttttatatttccaaaatataaaaatatatactggAAATATctggtatatatttaaaatatatactgcAAATATctggtatatatttaaaatatataccaGAAATATCtagtatatttttcaaatatataccGGAAATATCtagaatatatttcaaatatataccAGAAATATccagtatataaaaaaacaaagaaaattatttgCC encodes:
- the LOC101238445 gene encoding uncharacterized protein LOC101238445 isoform X3; this encodes MSQHDVIFQSTDDSSQIQYPSTETNYKSPEDHLDDNDEDDDDEVESLAKKNEPQKPVSAERLKAFNMFVRLFIDENLDRLVPISKQPKEKINAIIMSCQRQFPEFEDRARKRIRTYLKSCRRSIRLREDTSKPTLYQPATHPPEISHILAQACQNESHEAAKRQRLDIEKDGQKNGFLSNIYGKKDAMSPPFVSSSSNIELTHAEIISIKALIDGYRQSASFLHRSADELECILKNVHSPKVDSIKKEENRCPHGELLVSSVSISELKRKADQLGSLELNKQPFSSSSPTKALCNSSKSERISPSKFNFSEDLSSNKTIVDEEISHKKTDNTDSIEQVKSDISEKFNQKQSSSTLSRYLEPNHLEPNIESDESVEAQTDTTSKSSANEVYLVSESLNEEALSNNHLGVKQSSYQNNASEILYIPETSKSRVERNISKDKASQILTPIYSKRLQYTSVQHNRNFSPIPTTISLDNYERFETHQQRHSDMNSERIPHHSNMAQQLRNSTYGNIHSIHMSSSSQSPCSDDIPYDLHQKRITQENFYADTPSPKHSSANISLYAKTQLSPKLHSQFTGGNQRSQTVLYSPRQQSHQVRYHIGQQSRQNQLNNYTVFNFDSPSPQAYYENRHQHQQQNFHSVVSPHSYHPVISPNHSPLVQDLSKQTHFSDINRQSHYHDHSASSHGEYTHFDIHQMNK
- the LOC101238445 gene encoding uncharacterized protein LOC101238445 isoform X4; this translates as MMIQYPSTETNYKSPEDHLDDNDEDDDDEVESLAKKNEPQKPVSAERLKAFNMFVRLFIDENLDRLVPISKQPKEKINAIIMSCQRQFPEFEDRARKRIRTYLKSCRRSIRLREDTSKPTLYQPATHPPEISHILAQACQNESHEAAKRQRLDIEKDGQKNGFLSNIYGKKDAMSPPFVSSSSNIELTHAEIISIKALIDGYRQSASFLHRSADELECILKNVHSPKVDSIKKEENRCPHGELLVSSVSISELKRKADQLGSLELNKQPFSSSSPTKALCNSSKSERISPSKFNFSEDLSSNKTIVDEEISHKKTDNTDSIEQVKSDISEKFNQKQSSSTLSRYLEPNHLEPNIESDESVEAQTDTTSKSSANEVYLVSESLNEEALSNNHLGVKQSSYQNNASEILYIPETSKSRVERNISKDKASQILTPIYSKRLQYTSVQHNRNFSPIPTTISLDNYERFETHQQRHSDMNSERIPHHSNMAQQLRNSTYGNIHSIHMSSSSQSPCSDDIPYDLHQKRITQENFYADTPSPKHSSANISLYAKTQLSPKLHSQFTGGNQRSQTVLYSPRQQSHQVRYHIGQQSRQNQLNNYTVFNFDSPSPQAYYENRHQHQQQNFHSVVSPHSYHPVISPNHSPLVQDLSKQTHFSDINRQSHYHDHSASSHGEYTHFDIHQMNK